In Coturnix japonica isolate 7356 chromosome 7, Coturnix japonica 2.1, whole genome shotgun sequence, one DNA window encodes the following:
- the LRRFIP1 gene encoding leucine-rich repeat flightless-interacting protein 1 isoform X25, which yields MGTQGAGRKRLPNRERLTAEDDALNQIAREAEARLAAKRAARAEAREIRMKELERQQKEEDSERYSRRARRNASASDEDERMSVGSRGSLRIEERPEKDFEKGARTVSSLSAATLASLGGTSSRRGSGDTSISVDTEASIREIKDIYELKEQIQDVEGKYMQGLKEMKDSLAEVEEKYKKAMVSNAQLDNEKTNFMYQVDTLKDALLELEEQLAESRRQYEEKSKEFEREKHAHSILQFQFKEIKEALKQRDEMLAEIQQLQQKQQSYVREISDLQETIEWKDKKIGALERQKDFFDSIRSERDDLRDEVMMLKEQLKKHGIIPDSDIATNGDASDVLDNEGHLDSSKAVPGTPQALKTAGDGMLGKAKEVDMKNEIVEDVGKREILQNSEHEEHKEESEEQEVQTLHADENTRAENLIEEPDALSTVMLPDSRFCKALDQFCKPVSGNACSSDDSDADDLRKETQSADTAARQPVSKEVEQSNLNPRTAENSEMGSLQGQDFESPQEMHGELNAEHELEKAALQQEEGEDVEASCALSANEAEQAADSAGDSSEVVSDQSGLPELVDSQSEVVNVERCAETLQCSGESAGSKVTEVLEKTLVESKDCTDGTANETGGDRAGEQNEVGSAVQGEKMERDSTGSEGEESCGSCAPSDPNEEGDDQAQIQPVSSEDSEEALLEEQNMQEQTELKPAEKGGQEEVLTGNLEEYSDCAEKQEKASGESAGSANEAEVSALHQTEPDTDTVKEMVSQETSLDPVISDDETEETEMQTGVMSGKGEENRIEYLEHDRTEDLKSKAELQMVQCSKETTGDSEDEKNISLESEAQNVVKQGESKEEFVACHSVTSENQVDKETFKEDTKQSELADQQGDGFTSMEGTDNSLAQKAELDGSVSEQLRLEGQAEEEQEDEGDAFDFDEDSEQILETDEKRDGGESDAQSEEDDGTSSMIRKAAPTGEAGERTGKIKTSDTLTKDDGLQHKEGNESEEAGHSQEEASALKTDEKADVSAEGNEASDSNEVEKAPGDSGLEQDLESAGCNRAESKEDLRGGRKGKGKSRDDCTVS from the exons GAAGACAGTGAGCGCTATTCACGTAGAGCCCGAAGAAATGCCTCG GCTTCGGATGAAGATGAGCGCATGTCAGTGGGTAGCCGTGGAAGCCTGAGG ATTGAGGAACGGCcagaaaaagattttgagaAG GGAGCACGTACTGTCTCAAGTCTGTCAGCAGCTACCTTAGCTTCCTTGGGTGGGACTTCTTCTCGAAGAGGCAGCGGGGATACATCCATCTCAGTGGATACAGAGGCATCTATTAGAGAAATCAAG GATATCTATGAGTTAAAGGAGCAGATTCAAGATGTAGAAGGCAAATACATGCAGggactgaaagaaatgaag GACTCTCTAGCTGAAGTTGAAGAGAAATATAAGAAGGCGATGGTTTCCAATGCTCAGCTAGacaatgagaaaacaaatttcatgTACCAAGTAGATACCCTGAAGGATGCACTCTTAGAATTAGAGGAACAGCTCGCAGAATCCAGGAGGCAATATGAAGAAAAGAGTAAA GAATTTGAGAGAGAGAAGCACGCTCATAGCATACTGCAGTTCCAATTTAAGGAAATCAAAGAGGCTTTGAAGCAAAGAGACGAAATGCTTGCA GAAATCCAACAGctgcaacagaaacagcagagctaTGTCAGGGAAATTTCTGATCTTCAGGAGACAATAGAgtggaaagacaaaaaaatagGG GCCTTAGAGAGGCAGAAAGATTTCTTTGATTCCATAAGGAGTGAGCGGGATGACCTTAGAGACGAAGTAATGATGCTGAAGGAGCAACTGAAG AAACATGGAATAATCCCAGACTCCGACATAGCCACCAATGGGGATGCATCAGATGTTCTCGATAACGAAGGACACTTGGATTCTTCCAAAGCTGTTCCAGGCACACCACAGGCATTAAAGACAGCAGGGGATGGCATGCTAG GCAAAGCCAAGGAAGTGGACATGAAAAATGAGATTGTGGAGGAtgtggggaaaagagaaatcttGCAGAATTCTGAGCATGAGGAACACAAAGAGGAGTCTGAGGAACAGGAAGTACAGACATTGCATGCTGATGAAAATACAAGGGCAGAAAACCTGATTGAAGAACCTGATGCTCTGTCAACAGTGATGTTACCAGATAGTAGGTTCTGTAAGGCTTTGGATCAGTTCTGTAAACCTGTGTCAGGGAATGCTTGTTCAAGTGATGATAGTGATGCAGATGATTTGAGAAAGGAGACACAGtcagcagacacagcagccCGGCAGCCTGTTAGCAAGGAGGTTGAACAGAGTAACTTAAACCCAAGGACAGCTGAGAACTCAGAAATGGGCTCACTGCAAGGTCAGGATTTTGAGAGTCCTCAGGAAATGCATGGTGAATTAAATGCAGAGCATGAACTGGAAAAAGCTGCTCTTCaacaggaagaaggagaggatgTGGAAGCTAGCTGTGCACTGAGTGCTAATGAGGCAGAACAAGCAGCAGACAGTGCAGGTGACAGCAGTGAGGTGGTTTCTGACCAGTCAGGGCTACCAGAGCTAGTGGACTCACAAAGTGAAGTGGTAAATGTAGAGCGCTGTGCTGAAACACTCCAGTGCTCAGGAGAAAGTGCTGGAAGCAAAGTTACAGAGGTCTTAGAAAAAACTCTTGTTGAAAGCAAAGACTGCACTGATGGAACAGCTAATGAAACTGGAGGTGATAGAGCTGGAGAACAAAATGAGGTTGGGAGTGCAGTTCAGggtgagaaaatggaaagagattCCACGGGCTCAGAAGGGGAGGAGTCATGTGGAAGCTGTGCCCCATCAGATCCAAATGAGGAGGGAGATGATCAGGCACAGATCCAGCCAGTTTCCTCAGAGGACAGTGAGGAAGCATTGTTAGAGGAACAGAATATGCAGGAACAAACGGAACTTAAGCCTGCTGAGAAAGGTGGACAGGAGGAAGTATTGACTGGAAACTTAGAGGAGTATTCAGATTGCgcagaaaagcaggagaaggCTTCAGGGGAGTCTGCAGGCTCTGCTAATGAGGCAGAAGTTAGTGCACTGCATCAGACAGAGCCAGACACGGACACTGTGAAAGAAATGGTGTCTCAGGAAACCAGTTTAGACCCAGTTATTTCAGATGATGAAactgaggaaacagaaatgcaaacaggaGTTATGtctgggaaaggagaggaaaatagaatagaatacTTAGAACATGATAGAACAGAAGACTTAAAATCAAAGGCAGAGCTTCAAATGGTTCAGtgcagcaaagaaacaacaggTGACTCAGaggatgagaaaaatatttctttagaaaGTGAAGCACAGAATGTAGTTAAACAAGGTGAATCTAAAGAGGAGTTTGTTGCATGTCACAGTGTAACTAGTGAGAATCAAGTTGATAAAGAAACGTTTAAAGAAGATACAAAGCAGTCAGAGCTCGCAGACCAGCAGGGTGATGGCTTTACTTCTATGGAAGGTACAGATAATTCTCTTGCACAGAAAGCTGAGCTGGATGGAAGTGTGAGTGAGCAACTTAGACTAGAGGGCCaagcagaggaagaacaagaagatGAAGGTGACGCATTTGATTTTGATGAGGATTCAGAACAGATACTGGAAACTGATGAAAAACGCGATGGAGGAGAATCTGATGCACAGAGTGAAGAGGATGACGGAACAAGCAGCATGATAAGAAAAGCTGCCCCTACAGGTGAAGCCGGAGAGAGAActggcaaaataaaaaccagtgACACCTTGACCAAAGATGATGGCTTACAGCATAAGGAAGGAAATGAGTCAGAAGAAGCAGGGCACTCGCAAGAGGAAGCGTCAGCACTGAAAACTGATGAGAAGGCTGATGTGTCGGCAGAGGGAAACGAAGCATCAGATTCTAATGAAGTGGAAAAGGCACCAGGTGACAGTGGTCTAGAACAGGATTTGGAGAGTGCCGGCTGTAACAGGGCTGAAAGCAAAGAGGATTTGCGAGGTGGTAGGAAGGGTAAGGGTAAATCCAGAGATGACTGTACAGTGTCCTGA
- the LRRFIP1 gene encoding leucine-rich repeat flightless-interacting protein 1 isoform X3, whose product MHGRPSAVPETTLGEQAPVELLCELVIDSVHELHKQAEARLAAKRAARAEAREIRMKELERQQKEIYQVQKKYYGLDTKWGDIEQWMEDSERYSRRARRNASASDEDERMSVGSRGSLRAGLENERTKWKNYSKATNGYEEDVYGSSQNRKSSRASYYPDLGLHNSGYASTSQPSSQNGNWPSLLYSDALPARSYRASVYDESVYSGSRRYSASSSRAPSEYSCYLGSGSRASSRASSARASPVIEERPEKDFEKGARTVSSLSAATLASLGGTSSRRGSGDTSISVDTEASIREIKDIYELKEQIQDVEGKYMQGLKEMKDSLAEVEEKYKKAMVSNAQLDNEKTNFMYQVDTLKDALLELEEQLAESRRQYEEKSKEFEREKHAHSILQFQFKEIKEALKQRDEMLAEIQQLQQKQQSYVREISDLQETIEWKDKKIGALERQKDFFDSIRSERDDLRDEVMMLKEQLKKHGIIPDSDIATNGDASDVLDNEGHLDSSKAVPGTPQALKTAGDGMLGKAKEVDMKNEIVEDVGKREILQNSEHEEHKEESEEQEVQTLHADENTRAENLIEEPDALSTVMLPDSRFCKALDQFCKPVSGNACSSDDSDADDLRKETQSADTAARQPVSKEVEQSNLNPRTAENSEMGSLQGQDFESPQEMHGELNAEHELEKAALQQEEGEDVEASCALSANEAEQAADSAGDSSEVVSDQSGLPELVDSQSEVVNVERCAETLQCSGESAGSKVTEVLEKTLVESKDCTDGTANETGGDRAGEQNEVGSAVQGEKMERDSTGSEGEESCGSCAPSDPNEEGDDQAQIQPVSSEDSEEALLEEQNMQEQTELKPAEKGGQEEVLTGNLEEYSDCAEKQEKASGESAGSANEAEVSALHQTEPDTDTVKEMVSQETSLDPVISDDETEETEMQTGVMSGKGEENRIEYLEHDRTEDLKSKAELQMVQCSKETTGDSEDEKNISLESEAQNVVKQGESKEEFVACHSVTSENQVDKETFKEDTKQSELADQQGDGFTSMEGTDNSLAQKAELDGSVSEQLRLEGQAEEEQEDEGDAFDFDEDSEQILETDEKRDGGESDAQSEEDDGTSSMIRKAAPTGEAGERTGKIKTSDTLTKDDGLQHKEGNESEEAGHSQEEASALKTDEKADVSAEGNEASDSNEVEKAPGDSGLEQDLESAGCNRAESKEDLRGGRKGKGKSRDDCTVS is encoded by the exons GAAGACAGTGAGCGCTATTCACGTAGAGCCCGAAGAAATGCCTCG GCTTCGGATGAAGATGAGCGCATGTCAGTGGGTAGCCGTGGAAGCCTGAGG GCTGGATTAGAGAATGAAAGGACCAAATGGAAGAACTACTCCAAAGCA ACCAATGGTTATGAGGAAGACGTGTATGGATCATCCCAGAATAGAAAATCTAGCAGG GCTTCATACTACCCTGATCTGGGTCTTCACAACAGTGGCTATGCTTCCACATCTCAGCCTTCTTCCCAAAATGGAAACTGG CCCTCCTTGCTGTACAGCGATGCCCTGCCAGCCAGAAGTTACAGG GCGTCTGTGTATGACGAGAGTGTTTACAGTGGGAGCCGTCGATATAGTGCCTCTAGTTCTCGTGCT CCTTCAGAGTACAGCTGTTACCTCGGTTCGGGATCTCGGGCGTCCTCGAGAGCCAGCTCTGCTCGGGCCAGTCCGGTG ATTGAGGAACGGCcagaaaaagattttgagaAG GGAGCACGTACTGTCTCAAGTCTGTCAGCAGCTACCTTAGCTTCCTTGGGTGGGACTTCTTCTCGAAGAGGCAGCGGGGATACATCCATCTCAGTGGATACAGAGGCATCTATTAGAGAAATCAAG GATATCTATGAGTTAAAGGAGCAGATTCAAGATGTAGAAGGCAAATACATGCAGggactgaaagaaatgaag GACTCTCTAGCTGAAGTTGAAGAGAAATATAAGAAGGCGATGGTTTCCAATGCTCAGCTAGacaatgagaaaacaaatttcatgTACCAAGTAGATACCCTGAAGGATGCACTCTTAGAATTAGAGGAACAGCTCGCAGAATCCAGGAGGCAATATGAAGAAAAGAGTAAA GAATTTGAGAGAGAGAAGCACGCTCATAGCATACTGCAGTTCCAATTTAAGGAAATCAAAGAGGCTTTGAAGCAAAGAGACGAAATGCTTGCA GAAATCCAACAGctgcaacagaaacagcagagctaTGTCAGGGAAATTTCTGATCTTCAGGAGACAATAGAgtggaaagacaaaaaaatagGG GCCTTAGAGAGGCAGAAAGATTTCTTTGATTCCATAAGGAGTGAGCGGGATGACCTTAGAGACGAAGTAATGATGCTGAAGGAGCAACTGAAG AAACATGGAATAATCCCAGACTCCGACATAGCCACCAATGGGGATGCATCAGATGTTCTCGATAACGAAGGACACTTGGATTCTTCCAAAGCTGTTCCAGGCACACCACAGGCATTAAAGACAGCAGGGGATGGCATGCTAG GCAAAGCCAAGGAAGTGGACATGAAAAATGAGATTGTGGAGGAtgtggggaaaagagaaatcttGCAGAATTCTGAGCATGAGGAACACAAAGAGGAGTCTGAGGAACAGGAAGTACAGACATTGCATGCTGATGAAAATACAAGGGCAGAAAACCTGATTGAAGAACCTGATGCTCTGTCAACAGTGATGTTACCAGATAGTAGGTTCTGTAAGGCTTTGGATCAGTTCTGTAAACCTGTGTCAGGGAATGCTTGTTCAAGTGATGATAGTGATGCAGATGATTTGAGAAAGGAGACACAGtcagcagacacagcagccCGGCAGCCTGTTAGCAAGGAGGTTGAACAGAGTAACTTAAACCCAAGGACAGCTGAGAACTCAGAAATGGGCTCACTGCAAGGTCAGGATTTTGAGAGTCCTCAGGAAATGCATGGTGAATTAAATGCAGAGCATGAACTGGAAAAAGCTGCTCTTCaacaggaagaaggagaggatgTGGAAGCTAGCTGTGCACTGAGTGCTAATGAGGCAGAACAAGCAGCAGACAGTGCAGGTGACAGCAGTGAGGTGGTTTCTGACCAGTCAGGGCTACCAGAGCTAGTGGACTCACAAAGTGAAGTGGTAAATGTAGAGCGCTGTGCTGAAACACTCCAGTGCTCAGGAGAAAGTGCTGGAAGCAAAGTTACAGAGGTCTTAGAAAAAACTCTTGTTGAAAGCAAAGACTGCACTGATGGAACAGCTAATGAAACTGGAGGTGATAGAGCTGGAGAACAAAATGAGGTTGGGAGTGCAGTTCAGggtgagaaaatggaaagagattCCACGGGCTCAGAAGGGGAGGAGTCATGTGGAAGCTGTGCCCCATCAGATCCAAATGAGGAGGGAGATGATCAGGCACAGATCCAGCCAGTTTCCTCAGAGGACAGTGAGGAAGCATTGTTAGAGGAACAGAATATGCAGGAACAAACGGAACTTAAGCCTGCTGAGAAAGGTGGACAGGAGGAAGTATTGACTGGAAACTTAGAGGAGTATTCAGATTGCgcagaaaagcaggagaaggCTTCAGGGGAGTCTGCAGGCTCTGCTAATGAGGCAGAAGTTAGTGCACTGCATCAGACAGAGCCAGACACGGACACTGTGAAAGAAATGGTGTCTCAGGAAACCAGTTTAGACCCAGTTATTTCAGATGATGAAactgaggaaacagaaatgcaaacaggaGTTATGtctgggaaaggagaggaaaatagaatagaatacTTAGAACATGATAGAACAGAAGACTTAAAATCAAAGGCAGAGCTTCAAATGGTTCAGtgcagcaaagaaacaacaggTGACTCAGaggatgagaaaaatatttctttagaaaGTGAAGCACAGAATGTAGTTAAACAAGGTGAATCTAAAGAGGAGTTTGTTGCATGTCACAGTGTAACTAGTGAGAATCAAGTTGATAAAGAAACGTTTAAAGAAGATACAAAGCAGTCAGAGCTCGCAGACCAGCAGGGTGATGGCTTTACTTCTATGGAAGGTACAGATAATTCTCTTGCACAGAAAGCTGAGCTGGATGGAAGTGTGAGTGAGCAACTTAGACTAGAGGGCCaagcagaggaagaacaagaagatGAAGGTGACGCATTTGATTTTGATGAGGATTCAGAACAGATACTGGAAACTGATGAAAAACGCGATGGAGGAGAATCTGATGCACAGAGTGAAGAGGATGACGGAACAAGCAGCATGATAAGAAAAGCTGCCCCTACAGGTGAAGCCGGAGAGAGAActggcaaaataaaaaccagtgACACCTTGACCAAAGATGATGGCTTACAGCATAAGGAAGGAAATGAGTCAGAAGAAGCAGGGCACTCGCAAGAGGAAGCGTCAGCACTGAAAACTGATGAGAAGGCTGATGTGTCGGCAGAGGGAAACGAAGCATCAGATTCTAATGAAGTGGAAAAGGCACCAGGTGACAGTGGTCTAGAACAGGATTTGGAGAGTGCCGGCTGTAACAGGGCTGAAAGCAAAGAGGATTTGCGAGGTGGTAGGAAGGGTAAGGGTAAATCCAGAGATGACTGTACAGTGTCCTGA
- the LRRFIP1 gene encoding leucine-rich repeat flightless-interacting protein 1 isoform X23 → MHGRPSAVPETTLGEQAPVELLCELVIDSVHELHKQAEARLAAKRAARAEAREIRMKELERQQKEIYQVQKKYYGLDTKWGDIEQWMEDSERYSRRARRNASASDEDERMSVGSRGSLRIEERPEKDFEKGARTVSSLSAATLASLGGTSSRRGSGDTSISVDTEASIREIKDIYELKEQIQDVEGKYMQGLKEMKDSLAEVEEKYKKAMVSNAQLDNEKTNFMYQVDTLKDALLELEEQLAESRRQYEEKSKEFEREKHAHSILQFQFKEIKEALKQRDEMLAEIQQLQQKQQSYVREISDLQETIEWKDKKIGALERQKDFFDSIRSERDDLRDEVMMLKEQLKKHGIIPDSDIATNGDASDVLDNEGHLDSSKAVPGTPQALKTAGDGMLGKAKEVDMKNEIVEDVGKREILQNSEHEEHKEESEEQEVQTLHADENTRAENLIEEPDALSTVMLPDSRFCKALDQFCKPVSGNACSSDDSDADDLRKETQSADTAARQPVSKEVEQSNLNPRTAENSEMGSLQGQDFESPQEMHGELNAEHELEKAALQQEEGEDVEASCALSANEAEQAADSAGDSSEVVSDQSGLPELVDSQSEVVNVERCAETLQCSGESAGSKVTEVLEKTLVESKDCTDGTANETGGDRAGEQNEVGSAVQGEKMERDSTGSEGEESCGSCAPSDPNEEGDDQAQIQPVSSEDSEEALLEEQNMQEQTELKPAEKGGQEEVLTGNLEEYSDCAEKQEKASGESAGSANEAEVSALHQTEPDTDTVKEMVSQETSLDPVISDDETEETEMQTGVMSGKGEENRIEYLEHDRTEDLKSKAELQMVQCSKETTGDSEDEKNISLESEAQNVVKQGESKEEFVACHSVTSENQVDKETFKEDTKQSELADQQGDGFTSMEGTDNSLAQKAELDGSVSEQLRLEGQAEEEQEDEGDAFDFDEDSEQILETDEKRDGGESDAQSEEDDGTSSMIRKAAPTGEAGERTGKIKTSDTLTKDDGLQHKEGNESEEAGHSQEEASALKTDEKADVSAEGNEASDSNEVEKAPGDSGLEQDLESAGCNRAESKEDLRGGRKGKGKSRDDCTVS, encoded by the exons GAAGACAGTGAGCGCTATTCACGTAGAGCCCGAAGAAATGCCTCG GCTTCGGATGAAGATGAGCGCATGTCAGTGGGTAGCCGTGGAAGCCTGAGG ATTGAGGAACGGCcagaaaaagattttgagaAG GGAGCACGTACTGTCTCAAGTCTGTCAGCAGCTACCTTAGCTTCCTTGGGTGGGACTTCTTCTCGAAGAGGCAGCGGGGATACATCCATCTCAGTGGATACAGAGGCATCTATTAGAGAAATCAAG GATATCTATGAGTTAAAGGAGCAGATTCAAGATGTAGAAGGCAAATACATGCAGggactgaaagaaatgaag GACTCTCTAGCTGAAGTTGAAGAGAAATATAAGAAGGCGATGGTTTCCAATGCTCAGCTAGacaatgagaaaacaaatttcatgTACCAAGTAGATACCCTGAAGGATGCACTCTTAGAATTAGAGGAACAGCTCGCAGAATCCAGGAGGCAATATGAAGAAAAGAGTAAA GAATTTGAGAGAGAGAAGCACGCTCATAGCATACTGCAGTTCCAATTTAAGGAAATCAAAGAGGCTTTGAAGCAAAGAGACGAAATGCTTGCA GAAATCCAACAGctgcaacagaaacagcagagctaTGTCAGGGAAATTTCTGATCTTCAGGAGACAATAGAgtggaaagacaaaaaaatagGG GCCTTAGAGAGGCAGAAAGATTTCTTTGATTCCATAAGGAGTGAGCGGGATGACCTTAGAGACGAAGTAATGATGCTGAAGGAGCAACTGAAG AAACATGGAATAATCCCAGACTCCGACATAGCCACCAATGGGGATGCATCAGATGTTCTCGATAACGAAGGACACTTGGATTCTTCCAAAGCTGTTCCAGGCACACCACAGGCATTAAAGACAGCAGGGGATGGCATGCTAG GCAAAGCCAAGGAAGTGGACATGAAAAATGAGATTGTGGAGGAtgtggggaaaagagaaatcttGCAGAATTCTGAGCATGAGGAACACAAAGAGGAGTCTGAGGAACAGGAAGTACAGACATTGCATGCTGATGAAAATACAAGGGCAGAAAACCTGATTGAAGAACCTGATGCTCTGTCAACAGTGATGTTACCAGATAGTAGGTTCTGTAAGGCTTTGGATCAGTTCTGTAAACCTGTGTCAGGGAATGCTTGTTCAAGTGATGATAGTGATGCAGATGATTTGAGAAAGGAGACACAGtcagcagacacagcagccCGGCAGCCTGTTAGCAAGGAGGTTGAACAGAGTAACTTAAACCCAAGGACAGCTGAGAACTCAGAAATGGGCTCACTGCAAGGTCAGGATTTTGAGAGTCCTCAGGAAATGCATGGTGAATTAAATGCAGAGCATGAACTGGAAAAAGCTGCTCTTCaacaggaagaaggagaggatgTGGAAGCTAGCTGTGCACTGAGTGCTAATGAGGCAGAACAAGCAGCAGACAGTGCAGGTGACAGCAGTGAGGTGGTTTCTGACCAGTCAGGGCTACCAGAGCTAGTGGACTCACAAAGTGAAGTGGTAAATGTAGAGCGCTGTGCTGAAACACTCCAGTGCTCAGGAGAAAGTGCTGGAAGCAAAGTTACAGAGGTCTTAGAAAAAACTCTTGTTGAAAGCAAAGACTGCACTGATGGAACAGCTAATGAAACTGGAGGTGATAGAGCTGGAGAACAAAATGAGGTTGGGAGTGCAGTTCAGggtgagaaaatggaaagagattCCACGGGCTCAGAAGGGGAGGAGTCATGTGGAAGCTGTGCCCCATCAGATCCAAATGAGGAGGGAGATGATCAGGCACAGATCCAGCCAGTTTCCTCAGAGGACAGTGAGGAAGCATTGTTAGAGGAACAGAATATGCAGGAACAAACGGAACTTAAGCCTGCTGAGAAAGGTGGACAGGAGGAAGTATTGACTGGAAACTTAGAGGAGTATTCAGATTGCgcagaaaagcaggagaaggCTTCAGGGGAGTCTGCAGGCTCTGCTAATGAGGCAGAAGTTAGTGCACTGCATCAGACAGAGCCAGACACGGACACTGTGAAAGAAATGGTGTCTCAGGAAACCAGTTTAGACCCAGTTATTTCAGATGATGAAactgaggaaacagaaatgcaaacaggaGTTATGtctgggaaaggagaggaaaatagaatagaatacTTAGAACATGATAGAACAGAAGACTTAAAATCAAAGGCAGAGCTTCAAATGGTTCAGtgcagcaaagaaacaacaggTGACTCAGaggatgagaaaaatatttctttagaaaGTGAAGCACAGAATGTAGTTAAACAAGGTGAATCTAAAGAGGAGTTTGTTGCATGTCACAGTGTAACTAGTGAGAATCAAGTTGATAAAGAAACGTTTAAAGAAGATACAAAGCAGTCAGAGCTCGCAGACCAGCAGGGTGATGGCTTTACTTCTATGGAAGGTACAGATAATTCTCTTGCACAGAAAGCTGAGCTGGATGGAAGTGTGAGTGAGCAACTTAGACTAGAGGGCCaagcagaggaagaacaagaagatGAAGGTGACGCATTTGATTTTGATGAGGATTCAGAACAGATACTGGAAACTGATGAAAAACGCGATGGAGGAGAATCTGATGCACAGAGTGAAGAGGATGACGGAACAAGCAGCATGATAAGAAAAGCTGCCCCTACAGGTGAAGCCGGAGAGAGAActggcaaaataaaaaccagtgACACCTTGACCAAAGATGATGGCTTACAGCATAAGGAAGGAAATGAGTCAGAAGAAGCAGGGCACTCGCAAGAGGAAGCGTCAGCACTGAAAACTGATGAGAAGGCTGATGTGTCGGCAGAGGGAAACGAAGCATCAGATTCTAATGAAGTGGAAAAGGCACCAGGTGACAGTGGTCTAGAACAGGATTTGGAGAGTGCCGGCTGTAACAGGGCTGAAAGCAAAGAGGATTTGCGAGGTGGTAGGAAGGGTAAGGGTAAATCCAGAGATGACTGTACAGTGTCCTGA